The Tenebrio molitor chromosome 3, icTenMoli1.1, whole genome shotgun sequence genome contains a region encoding:
- the LOC138125263 gene encoding regulator of G-protein signaling 7 isoform X2, with translation MEPDHRDHRCHRPSAFDKMEGLVREMQDTEHGGVPVRSQKLFLTSIPAAFMGYDLIEWLMERLGIEESEALNLANQLCQYGYFFPVSDSKNLVVKDDSSLYRFQSPYYWPWQNRPPDNVEYAIYLAKRTLRNKQRHGLEDYELEALSNLRKNLANKWDFITMQAEEQVKLAKVLKKGDKIISDSQERAYWRVHRPPPGMVTSLEQCPVPTRSWNGSRTRKRTIEDCKREVELLKNSLSRTRVKVSQALEGMVQHVETYTEYDPLITPTQPSNPWVSEDITFWQLNSALVEIPTEKRVRRWGLSMEELVSDPTGLQEFTNYLRKEYSHENIRFWMAVNDLRRSAQSQIQRKVNEIFEEFLAPGAPCEINIDGKTMEKVHQEMKTPSRFTFDAAQEHVYTLLLKKDCYPRFIRSEYYKNLLATGIQPSQKKRFFGFGQTKKKTSTSSAPNQQLLQQQPSQGATVTCGALSKRRGSDRSLSGSAHELAVSGVKDSKVPHSHSQSNLSDIPYRGDLACLPKTPPVPAAVASPVKKPSIAIVAGASTSEEVCPWETGTEPRSRKNSAQLDSGSSSSDISVAVAEVSERVQRVCTLTQQHTVDGSRKLSTSTMDPPRRASVSVPITHSTTGDSSKRKVSSFEDNSSAATSTSSSVFVIPSDTDNKSEECTSTNKTVVKNHSLAKACSVTGANAPIISVSSVADDLPVDPSHGGEEVVEATCSQSQEPLAPLAEPDSESPASELPPSEPVTEVEADTEAKSNDVCPWEDDVFLRVPTKIAFPATPYEPRPVLSLHQHNAL, from the exons ATGGAGGGGTTGGTGAGAGAGATGCAGGACACGGAGCACGGGGGCGTTCCAGTACGAAGCCAAAAATTATTCCTTACATCCATTCCCGCCGCTTTCATGG GGTACGACCTGATTGAATGGTTGATGGAGCGTCTCGGAATTGAAGAATCCG aGGCCCTCAATTTAGCCAATCAGCTATGTCAGTATGGCTACTTTTTTCCTGTAAGCGATTCAAAAAACCTGGTTGTGAAAGACGACAGCTCGTTGTATCGATTTCAA TCTCCATACTATTGGCCTTGGCAAAACAGACCGCCGGATAATGTGGAATACGCCATTTACTTAGCTAAAAGAACGTTACGCAATAAGCAGAGACACGGTTTAGAGGATTACGAATTGGAAGCTTTGAGCAACTTGAGAAAGAACTTGGCTAACAAGTGGGATTTTATTACGATGCAAGCAGAAGAACAG GTGAAACTGGCAAAGGTATTGAAAAAAGGCGACAAAATCATCAGCGATTCACAGGAAAGGGCTTACTGGCGCGTTCACAGACCTCCGCCGGGAATGGTCACTTCTTTAGAACAATGTCCCGTCCCGACCCGTAGCTGGAACGGATCCAGAACCAGAAAGCGAACTATAGAAGACTGCAAACGAGAA GTTGAATTGTTGAAGAACAGTTTGTCGAGAACTCGAGTTAAAGTGTCCCAAGCATTAGAAGGAATGGTTCAACATGTGGAGACATACACGGAGTATGACCCGTTGATAACACCAACTCAGCCTTCCAACCCTTGGGTCAGCGAGGACATCACGTTTTGGCAACTAAACAGTGCGCT TGTGGAAATTCCTACGGAAAAGCGTGTCAGACGCTGGGGCTTGTCAATGGAGGAGTTAGTTTCCGATCCAACAGGTTTACAAGAGTTTACTAATTATCTCAGAAAAGAGTACAGTCATGAAAATATCAGGTTTTGGATGGCCGTAAATGATTTACGGCGCTCTGCTCAATCTCAAATCCAGAGAAAagttaatgaaatttttga AGAATTTTTGGCCCCCGGTGCTCCTtgtgaaataaatattgacgGTAAAACAATGGAAAAAGTTCATCAAGAAATGAAAACACCCAGCAGGTTCACTTTTGACGCCGCACAAGAACATGTATATACATTGTTGCTGAAAAAAGATTGTTACCCTAGATTTATTAGGTCAGAGTATTATAAAAATCTTCTGGCGACTGGCATACAGCCTTCTCAGAAAAAGCG TTTCTTCGGTTTCGGCCAAACGAAAAAGAAGACGTCAACAAGCAGCGCCCCTAACCAGCAACTGTTGCAGCAGCAGCCTTCACAAGGTGCAACGGTGACATGTGGCGCCTTATCAAAGCGCAGGGGCAGTGACCGCAGCCTCTCGGGTTCTGCCCACGAACTCGCAGTGTCCGGTGTGAAAGACTCAAAGGTGCCCCACTCACATTCTCAGAGCAACCTGAGCGACATCCCTTACAG GGGCGATTTGGCGTGCCTTCCGAAAACTCCTCCGGTACCAGCTGCGGTTGCCAGCCC AGTGAAGAAGCCGAGTATCGCGATCGTGGCGGGAGCTTCGACGTCGGAAGAAGTCTGTCCTTGGGAGACCGGCACCGAGCCCCGTTCCCGGAAAAACTCGGCCCAACTCGATTCCGGAAGTTCCTCGTCGGACATAAGCGTGGCAGTGGCGGAGGTATCCGAGAGGGTTCAGAGGGTTTGTACTTTGACACAGCAACATACTGTCGACGGCAGTAGAAAACTATCGACCTCGACAATGGACCCGCCTCGGAGAGCGTCCGTTTCCGTGCCAATCACTCACTCAACCACTGGAGACTCCTCCAAGCGGAAGGTATCTTCCTTCGAAGACAACAGCTCCGCTGCTACTAGCACTTCATCATCGGTGTTCGTTATTCCTAGTGACACAGACAATAAATCAGAAGAATGCACTAgtactaataaaactgttgtaAAAAACCACAGTCTAGCAAAGGCTTGTTCAGTGACAGGAGCGAATGCACCTATTATCAGTGTCAGTTCGGTGGCAGATGATTTACCGGTTGACCCCAGCCACGGCGGAGAAGAAGTAGTCGAAGCGACATGTAGCCAATCGCAAGAACCTCTAGCACCGCTTGCTGAACCCGACAGTGAATCGCCCGCCAGCGAACTCCCTCCTTCTGAACCAGTCACTGAAGTTGAGGCCGACACGGAGGCCAAGAGTAACGACGTCTGTCCTTGGGAAGACGA TGTTTTCCTTAGAGTACCCACGAAAATCGCCTTTCCAGCAACCCCGTACGAGCCAAGACCTGTTCTCTCACTGCAT
- the LOC138125263 gene encoding regulator of G-protein signaling 9 isoform X1 encodes MEPDHRDHRCHRPSAFDKMEGLVREMQDTEHGGVPVRSQKLFLTSIPAAFMGYDLIEWLMERLGIEESEALNLANQLCQYGYFFPVSDSKNLVVKDDSSLYRFQSPYYWPWQNRPPDNVEYAIYLAKRTLRNKQRHGLEDYELEALSNLRKNLANKWDFITMQAEEQVKLAKVLKKGDKIISDSQERAYWRVHRPPPGMVTSLEQCPVPTRSWNGSRTRKRTIEDCKREVELLKNSLSRTRVKVSQALEGMVQHVETYTEYDPLITPTQPSNPWVSEDITFWQLNSALIRRIRLTIFSVEIPTEKRVRRWGLSMEELVSDPTGLQEFTNYLRKEYSHENIRFWMAVNDLRRSAQSQIQRKVNEIFEEFLAPGAPCEINIDGKTMEKVHQEMKTPSRFTFDAAQEHVYTLLLKKDCYPRFIRSEYYKNLLATGIQPSQKKRFFGFGQTKKKTSTSSAPNQQLLQQQPSQGATVTCGALSKRRGSDRSLSGSAHELAVSGVKDSKVPHSHSQSNLSDIPYRGDLACLPKTPPVPAAVASPVKKPSIAIVAGASTSEEVCPWETGTEPRSRKNSAQLDSGSSSSDISVAVAEVSERVQRVCTLTQQHTVDGSRKLSTSTMDPPRRASVSVPITHSTTGDSSKRKVSSFEDNSSAATSTSSSVFVIPSDTDNKSEECTSTNKTVVKNHSLAKACSVTGANAPIISVSSVADDLPVDPSHGGEEVVEATCSQSQEPLAPLAEPDSESPASELPPSEPVTEVEADTEAKSNDVCPWEDDVFLRVPTKIAFPATPYEPRPVLSLHQHNAL; translated from the exons ATGGAGGGGTTGGTGAGAGAGATGCAGGACACGGAGCACGGGGGCGTTCCAGTACGAAGCCAAAAATTATTCCTTACATCCATTCCCGCCGCTTTCATGG GGTACGACCTGATTGAATGGTTGATGGAGCGTCTCGGAATTGAAGAATCCG aGGCCCTCAATTTAGCCAATCAGCTATGTCAGTATGGCTACTTTTTTCCTGTAAGCGATTCAAAAAACCTGGTTGTGAAAGACGACAGCTCGTTGTATCGATTTCAA TCTCCATACTATTGGCCTTGGCAAAACAGACCGCCGGATAATGTGGAATACGCCATTTACTTAGCTAAAAGAACGTTACGCAATAAGCAGAGACACGGTTTAGAGGATTACGAATTGGAAGCTTTGAGCAACTTGAGAAAGAACTTGGCTAACAAGTGGGATTTTATTACGATGCAAGCAGAAGAACAG GTGAAACTGGCAAAGGTATTGAAAAAAGGCGACAAAATCATCAGCGATTCACAGGAAAGGGCTTACTGGCGCGTTCACAGACCTCCGCCGGGAATGGTCACTTCTTTAGAACAATGTCCCGTCCCGACCCGTAGCTGGAACGGATCCAGAACCAGAAAGCGAACTATAGAAGACTGCAAACGAGAA GTTGAATTGTTGAAGAACAGTTTGTCGAGAACTCGAGTTAAAGTGTCCCAAGCATTAGAAGGAATGGTTCAACATGTGGAGACATACACGGAGTATGACCCGTTGATAACACCAACTCAGCCTTCCAACCCTTGGGTCAGCGAGGACATCACGTTTTGGCAACTAAACAGTGCGCT CATAAGAAGAATACGTTTGACTATTTTTAGTGTGGAAATTCCTACGGAAAAGCGTGTCAGACGCTGGGGCTTGTCAATGGAGGAGTTAGTTTCCGATCCAACAGGTTTACAAGAGTTTACTAATTATCTCAGAAAAGAGTACAGTCATGAAAATATCAGGTTTTGGATGGCCGTAAATGATTTACGGCGCTCTGCTCAATCTCAAATCCAGAGAAAagttaatgaaatttttga AGAATTTTTGGCCCCCGGTGCTCCTtgtgaaataaatattgacgGTAAAACAATGGAAAAAGTTCATCAAGAAATGAAAACACCCAGCAGGTTCACTTTTGACGCCGCACAAGAACATGTATATACATTGTTGCTGAAAAAAGATTGTTACCCTAGATTTATTAGGTCAGAGTATTATAAAAATCTTCTGGCGACTGGCATACAGCCTTCTCAGAAAAAGCG TTTCTTCGGTTTCGGCCAAACGAAAAAGAAGACGTCAACAAGCAGCGCCCCTAACCAGCAACTGTTGCAGCAGCAGCCTTCACAAGGTGCAACGGTGACATGTGGCGCCTTATCAAAGCGCAGGGGCAGTGACCGCAGCCTCTCGGGTTCTGCCCACGAACTCGCAGTGTCCGGTGTGAAAGACTCAAAGGTGCCCCACTCACATTCTCAGAGCAACCTGAGCGACATCCCTTACAG GGGCGATTTGGCGTGCCTTCCGAAAACTCCTCCGGTACCAGCTGCGGTTGCCAGCCC AGTGAAGAAGCCGAGTATCGCGATCGTGGCGGGAGCTTCGACGTCGGAAGAAGTCTGTCCTTGGGAGACCGGCACCGAGCCCCGTTCCCGGAAAAACTCGGCCCAACTCGATTCCGGAAGTTCCTCGTCGGACATAAGCGTGGCAGTGGCGGAGGTATCCGAGAGGGTTCAGAGGGTTTGTACTTTGACACAGCAACATACTGTCGACGGCAGTAGAAAACTATCGACCTCGACAATGGACCCGCCTCGGAGAGCGTCCGTTTCCGTGCCAATCACTCACTCAACCACTGGAGACTCCTCCAAGCGGAAGGTATCTTCCTTCGAAGACAACAGCTCCGCTGCTACTAGCACTTCATCATCGGTGTTCGTTATTCCTAGTGACACAGACAATAAATCAGAAGAATGCACTAgtactaataaaactgttgtaAAAAACCACAGTCTAGCAAAGGCTTGTTCAGTGACAGGAGCGAATGCACCTATTATCAGTGTCAGTTCGGTGGCAGATGATTTACCGGTTGACCCCAGCCACGGCGGAGAAGAAGTAGTCGAAGCGACATGTAGCCAATCGCAAGAACCTCTAGCACCGCTTGCTGAACCCGACAGTGAATCGCCCGCCAGCGAACTCCCTCCTTCTGAACCAGTCACTGAAGTTGAGGCCGACACGGAGGCCAAGAGTAACGACGTCTGTCCTTGGGAAGACGA TGTTTTCCTTAGAGTACCCACGAAAATCGCCTTTCCAGCAACCCCGTACGAGCCAAGACCTGTTCTCTCACTGCAT